The following coding sequences lie in one Alloacidobacterium dinghuense genomic window:
- a CDS encoding GNAT family N-acetyltransferase gives MLETRTATAADAATITRHRHRMFVDAGRRDTPVLQVMSQHFEPWVVRMMNEGKYLGWLTEDSGKVVAGAGLLLLDWPPHPLDPHSTQRGYLLNVYVEPEYRRRKLASHLIEFALAEARRRKIRVVSLHSTDEGRPLYESNGFRQTNEMFYVEPVES, from the coding sequence ATGCTTGAGACGCGCACAGCCACCGCAGCCGACGCCGCCACAATTACCCGTCATCGTCATCGCATGTTTGTAGACGCTGGACGCCGCGACACGCCTGTGCTCCAGGTAATGTCGCAGCACTTTGAACCCTGGGTAGTACGTATGATGAACGAGGGCAAATACCTTGGATGGCTTACAGAAGACAGCGGCAAGGTAGTTGCCGGAGCGGGGCTGCTGTTGCTGGACTGGCCGCCGCATCCGCTCGACCCTCATTCGACTCAGCGAGGATATCTGTTGAATGTCTACGTTGAGCCCGAGTATCGTCGCCGCAAACTTGCCAGCCACCTTATCGAATTTGCTCTGGCAGAAGCGCGCCGCCGCAAAATTAGGGTTGTCTCGCTGCACTCCACGGATGAAGGACGGCCACTTTACGAGAGCAATGGATTCCGGCAGACAAATGAGATGTTTTATGTGGAACCGGTGGAGTCTTAG
- the tilS gene encoding tRNA lysidine(34) synthetase TilS, with protein MPSSKQSSLPIVTDAFHPGMRLGVAVSGGADSVALLRRLAEMRLELGLVLTVLHVHHGIRGAEAEADAVFVEQMSRQLEIRFMRHDVNTIAHAEAEQETIEEAARNLRYAWFEGLLARGELEAVATAHTLDDQAETVLLKLLRGAWTEGLAGIFPNVERKGGLILRPLLRTHRFEIEAWLKQIGQSWREDSTNTDHAYTRNRVRHHLLPILAEYNPQIVAHLGHMASIARDEDAYWQKELERLLPSLLLPGKAVRGGGRANSTHPDQASFAIEVERLRILPLASRRRVLRAAAEQIGCSLNFDQTDLLLAMCENRAGRRETLTAQVHAERTPRELRLVRKEGEGSAKQLPAYEVPIPGEVVAEAFRLRLITDLSGNSVASTPPAILRVHKPGDRVQLRYSAGPKRIKEVFERMKVPVDQRQNWPVLEWQGEIVWIRGTEVESHAGGTAGLRIEVEELP; from the coding sequence ATGCCCTCATCGAAACAAAGTTCGTTGCCGATCGTAACGGATGCCTTTCATCCAGGAATGCGCCTCGGAGTGGCAGTCTCGGGAGGTGCAGACTCAGTTGCTCTCCTGCGTCGCTTGGCTGAGATGCGGCTTGAACTGGGGCTCGTGTTGACGGTTTTGCATGTCCACCATGGAATTCGCGGTGCCGAGGCGGAAGCCGATGCGGTTTTTGTCGAACAGATGTCTCGCCAGCTTGAAATCCGGTTTATGCGGCACGATGTAAACACGATTGCTCACGCCGAAGCAGAGCAGGAAACGATCGAAGAGGCCGCGCGAAACCTCCGTTATGCCTGGTTCGAGGGATTGCTGGCTAGAGGCGAACTGGAAGCGGTTGCCACGGCACATACACTCGACGATCAGGCTGAGACCGTCCTGCTCAAGCTGCTGCGAGGAGCCTGGACAGAAGGCCTGGCGGGTATTTTCCCCAATGTCGAACGAAAAGGGGGTCTCATTCTGAGGCCGCTTCTCCGTACCCACCGATTTGAGATTGAGGCGTGGTTAAAGCAAATCGGCCAGTCCTGGCGCGAGGATTCAACCAACACGGATCATGCCTATACGCGCAATCGGGTCCGCCATCACCTGCTTCCGATTCTCGCTGAATACAACCCGCAAATCGTCGCGCATCTTGGTCATATGGCTTCGATTGCAAGGGACGAAGATGCCTACTGGCAGAAAGAGCTTGAACGCCTTTTGCCTTCCTTGTTGCTTCCGGGCAAAGCGGTGCGCGGAGGCGGCCGGGCCAACTCAACTCACCCCGATCAGGCTTCATTTGCCATCGAAGTGGAACGACTGCGCATCTTGCCTCTGGCCTCACGGCGGCGCGTGTTGCGGGCAGCCGCAGAACAAATCGGATGTTCGCTGAACTTTGACCAGACAGACCTTTTGCTCGCCATGTGCGAGAACAGGGCTGGGCGCCGGGAAACCTTGACGGCTCAAGTCCACGCAGAGCGCACACCGCGTGAGTTACGCCTAGTGCGCAAGGAAGGGGAGGGAAGTGCGAAGCAATTGCCGGCATACGAGGTTCCGATTCCCGGGGAAGTTGTGGCAGAGGCTTTTCGGTTGCGTCTGATCACAGACCTGAGCGGAAATTCGGTCGCCAGCACTCCTCCAGCGATATTGCGGGTGCACAAGCCGGGTGACCGAGTCCAACTACGCTATAGCGCTGGTCCCAAACGCATCAAAGAGGTATTTGAGCGTATGAAAGTACCCGTAGACCAGCGTCAGAATTGGCCCGTTTTAGAATGGCAGGGCGAAATTGTCTGGATTCGGGGAACGGAGGTCGAAAGCCATGCGGGGGGGACTGCCGGTCTTCGGATCGAGGTAGAGGAACTTCCTTAG
- the ftsH gene encoding ATP-dependent zinc metalloprotease FtsH, with the protein MNSTVKTIIFWVFVFACLVLLWQVFEKSTGSGKEQEIAFSQFLQDAQQGQISDVTVLGGEVHGHFKNDKSQFHVTVPPNYPHIYDILADNKVSITVKDQNGNSWLPILINFSPVIIIGALWFFMLRQMQSGGNKALSFGKSRARLLSMQQKKVTFKDVAGVDEAKEELKEIIEFLREAQKFQKLGGRIPKGVLLVGPPGTGKTLLARAVAGEANVPFFSISGSDFVEMFVGVGASRVRDLFEQGKKNAPCIIFIDEIDAVGRHRGAGLGGGHDEREQTLNQLLVEMDGFESNDGVILVAATNRPDVLDPALLRPGRFDRRVVVGRPDVRGREEVLRVHAKKVPLSEDVDLRVLARGTPGFSGADLANMVNEAALNAARANRKSVMMLDFEQAKDKVLMGAERKSMLLTDEEKRVTAYHEAGHAIVAAMRDHADPLHKVTIIPRGMALGVTMQLPEDDKHTVTKDYLQTQLAILMGGRIAEEIFLKQMTTGAGNDIERASDLARKMVCEFGMSRLGPLTFGKKEEQIFLGREIAQHRDFSEETARQIDAEVRNFVDEAYKAAYDLLNNNHDTMHRMALALLERETIDANEIRMIIEGKELPPMKSNGGGGTPATGDVQQVLKPEPNRGGGLPEGSPSPA; encoded by the coding sequence GTGAATTCTACGGTCAAGACGATCATCTTTTGGGTATTTGTATTCGCATGCCTTGTGCTGCTCTGGCAGGTGTTTGAAAAGAGCACAGGTAGCGGCAAAGAGCAGGAGATCGCCTTCTCGCAGTTTCTGCAGGACGCCCAGCAAGGGCAGATCAGTGACGTGACCGTTCTCGGCGGCGAGGTGCATGGCCACTTCAAGAACGACAAGAGCCAGTTCCATGTCACCGTTCCGCCGAACTATCCGCACATTTACGACATTCTTGCCGACAACAAGGTTTCAATAACGGTAAAGGACCAAAACGGCAACTCCTGGCTCCCGATTCTGATTAATTTTTCGCCCGTCATCATCATCGGCGCACTGTGGTTCTTTATGTTGCGCCAGATGCAGAGCGGCGGTAATAAAGCGCTTTCCTTCGGTAAGAGCCGCGCGCGGCTGCTTTCAATGCAGCAGAAGAAAGTTACCTTTAAGGACGTAGCCGGCGTCGATGAGGCCAAGGAAGAACTGAAGGAGATTATCGAGTTCCTGCGGGAGGCACAGAAATTCCAGAAGCTCGGCGGGCGTATTCCAAAGGGTGTGCTTCTGGTCGGACCTCCGGGAACCGGCAAGACATTACTTGCGCGCGCCGTCGCTGGCGAAGCGAATGTCCCGTTCTTCTCCATCTCAGGTTCTGATTTTGTCGAGATGTTTGTAGGTGTGGGCGCGAGCCGCGTGCGCGACCTCTTCGAGCAGGGCAAAAAGAATGCTCCCTGCATCATCTTCATTGATGAAATCGACGCCGTGGGCCGTCACCGTGGCGCCGGCCTTGGCGGTGGACACGACGAGCGCGAGCAGACGCTGAACCAACTGCTGGTGGAAATGGATGGCTTCGAGTCAAACGACGGGGTCATTCTCGTTGCCGCAACCAACCGTCCTGATGTCCTTGATCCGGCTCTATTGCGTCCCGGCCGGTTCGATCGCCGAGTTGTAGTGGGCCGTCCCGATGTGCGCGGACGCGAAGAAGTGCTTCGTGTACACGCCAAGAAGGTCCCCCTATCCGAAGACGTCGATCTTCGCGTTCTGGCACGTGGCACACCGGGATTCAGCGGTGCTGACCTGGCCAACATGGTCAATGAAGCAGCTCTGAATGCGGCACGCGCAAACCGCAAGTCCGTCATGATGCTTGATTTCGAGCAAGCGAAGGACAAGGTTCTGATGGGCGCCGAGCGCAAGTCCATGCTGCTGACCGACGAAGAGAAGCGCGTTACGGCCTATCACGAAGCAGGGCATGCTATTGTCGCCGCAATGCGCGACCATGCTGATCCATTGCACAAGGTCACGATCATTCCGCGCGGTATGGCGCTGGGTGTGACCATGCAGCTGCCGGAAGACGACAAGCACACAGTCACGAAGGACTATCTTCAGACGCAGCTGGCCATACTGATGGGAGGCCGCATTGCCGAGGAGATCTTCCTGAAACAGATGACCACCGGCGCAGGCAACGATATCGAGCGCGCCTCGGATCTTGCTCGCAAGATGGTCTGCGAGTTCGGTATGAGCCGTCTCGGCCCTCTGACCTTCGGCAAAAAGGAAGAGCAGATCTTCCTGGGCCGCGAGATTGCGCAGCATCGCGACTTCTCGGAAGAGACGGCGCGGCAGATCGACGCTGAAGTTCGTAACTTTGTCGATGAAGCATACAAGGCTGCGTATGACCTTCTCAACAACAACCATGACACCATGCACCGCATGGCGCTTGCTTTGCTCGAACGCGAGACGATCGATGCGAATGAGATCCGAATGATCATTGAAGGCAAGGAATTGCCTCCGATGAAGTCGAATGGCGGCGGCGGTACTCCTGCTACGGGAGATGTCCAACAGGTGCTGAAACCGGAACCGAACCGTGGTGGAGGATTGCCGGAAGGCAGCCCCTCTCCCGCATAG